A single region of the Gephyromycinifex aptenodytis genome encodes:
- a CDS encoding polysaccharide biosynthesis C-terminal domain-containing protein has protein sequence MKIVLTGAGGFLGWHTRVRLIEESDIEVVPITRQTWSDLPTALAGADVVLHLAGINRGPDCDLAEGNLALARGLVAAMQELPQPPAVVYAGSNYADVDHPGSNTPYGRGKRAAAELLLDFAAGAGTRAVDVRFCGLFGEHGTPDYNSFVATFAHRVAAGQQPPVHGDRELPLLHVQDAAQILLDAVRDSRLHGVVRPAGSPRLISQIARRLQHFHDVYLPSGDIPAFEDSVDVALFNTLRAALWPQTYPLHPRPHSDARGTLVESVRVHGGTGQTFVSTTNPGFVRGNHYHRSKIERFQVVSGTGLIRLRRLLHDDILEFQVSGEKPAVIDMPTLWTHSIENVGTGPLTTLFWSDQLLDPEHPDTYPHPVIPQP, from the coding sequence GTGAAGATCGTTCTGACCGGAGCCGGTGGCTTCCTCGGCTGGCACACCAGGGTGCGCCTGATCGAAGAGTCTGACATCGAGGTCGTCCCGATTACCCGACAGACCTGGAGCGACTTGCCGACCGCGCTGGCCGGCGCCGACGTCGTCCTGCATCTGGCCGGCATCAACCGTGGCCCGGACTGCGATCTCGCAGAGGGCAACCTCGCGCTAGCACGCGGCCTCGTTGCGGCGATGCAAGAGCTGCCGCAGCCGCCGGCTGTCGTTTACGCCGGCAGCAACTACGCGGACGTCGACCACCCGGGCTCCAACACCCCATACGGGCGCGGCAAGCGAGCTGCCGCCGAGCTTTTGCTCGATTTCGCCGCCGGTGCCGGGACACGCGCGGTGGATGTGAGGTTCTGTGGGCTCTTCGGCGAGCACGGCACGCCGGACTACAACTCCTTCGTCGCCACGTTCGCCCACCGGGTCGCAGCCGGCCAGCAGCCACCCGTCCACGGCGACCGGGAGCTGCCCCTACTGCACGTGCAGGACGCCGCACAGATCCTGCTGGATGCCGTCCGCGACTCCCGCCTGCACGGCGTGGTGCGTCCCGCCGGCTCGCCCAGGCTCATCTCCCAGATCGCCCGGCGTCTGCAGCACTTTCACGACGTGTACCTGCCCAGCGGCGATATCCCGGCCTTCGAAGACAGTGTGGATGTCGCCTTGTTCAACACCCTGCGCGCCGCTCTGTGGCCGCAGACCTATCCCTTGCACCCGAGGCCACATAGCGACGCCCGCGGCACGCTCGTGGAATCCGTGCGCGTGCACGGTGGGACCGGGCAGACCTTCGTCTCTACGACGAACCCTGGTTTTGTGCGCGGAAACCACTACCACCGCAGCAAGATTGAACGTTTTCAAGTCGTGAGCGGAACGGGCCTCATTCGACTTCGCCGACTGCTGCACGACGACATCCTGGAATTTCAGGTGAGCGGCGAAAAACCGGCCGTGATCGACATGCCGACTTTGTGGACCCACTCGATAGAGAATGTCGGTACCGGCCCCCTCACGACTCTGTTCTGGTCCGATCAACTCCTCGACCCGGAGCATCCGGACACCTATCCCCACCCTGTGATCCCCCAGCCGTAG
- a CDS encoding polysaccharide biosynthesis protein: MPELDGARVAITGGTGSFGSTMARHLLAGDVAAVHILSRDEAKQDDLRRLLADSRTKFFLGDVRDADSTLAALRGVDHVFHAAALKQVPSCEFFPQQAVKTNVTGSNNVIEAAHQVGATSVVCLSTDKAVYPVNAMGMSKALMEKTAQAFARNNPASPTTVSITRYGNVMYSRGSVIPLFVRQLMQGNSLTITDPEMTRFLMSLEESVSLVAYAFTHAQSGDLFVRKAPAATVIDLAYAVARIMGIAHPEVQVIGTRHGEKQHETLLSREEMAFAENKGDYYRVPLDARSLEYELYFEEGNKTSSRMVDYTSENTERLDIDSTVDLLMTLPEMQTLRKARS, translated from the coding sequence ATTCCCGAACTAGACGGCGCACGCGTTGCAATCACCGGAGGAACCGGCTCTTTTGGCTCAACGATGGCACGCCATCTTCTGGCGGGCGACGTAGCGGCGGTGCATATCCTGTCTCGGGACGAGGCGAAGCAGGACGATCTACGCCGCCTCCTAGCCGACTCCCGGACCAAGTTCTTCCTCGGGGATGTGCGGGATGCTGACAGCACTCTGGCCGCCCTCCGGGGTGTCGATCATGTTTTTCATGCCGCGGCCCTCAAACAGGTCCCTTCATGCGAATTCTTCCCGCAGCAAGCAGTGAAGACCAATGTGACGGGCAGCAACAATGTCATCGAAGCGGCACATCAGGTCGGGGCCACCTCCGTCGTATGCCTGTCCACCGACAAGGCTGTCTACCCGGTCAACGCCATGGGGATGAGCAAGGCGCTCATGGAGAAAACCGCCCAAGCCTTCGCGCGCAACAACCCGGCATCGCCGACGACCGTCTCCATCACTCGGTACGGCAACGTCATGTATTCCCGGGGTTCAGTGATCCCCTTGTTCGTGCGCCAGCTGATGCAGGGCAACTCGCTGACGATCACCGACCCGGAGATGACTCGGTTCCTCATGTCTTTAGAGGAATCGGTCTCTTTGGTCGCCTACGCCTTCACACACGCCCAGTCCGGCGACTTGTTCGTGCGTAAGGCACCTGCGGCCACCGTGATCGACCTCGCCTACGCCGTCGCGCGCATCATGGGCATCGCGCACCCCGAGGTGCAGGTCATCGGCACCAGGCACGGTGAGAAGCAACATGAAACGCTGCTCTCTCGCGAGGAGATGGCTTTCGCGGAGAACAAGGGCGACTACTACCGGGTGCCGCTGGATGCTCGTTCGTTGGAATACGAGCTGTACTTCGAGGAGGGAAACAAGACTTCTTCCCGAATGGTGGATTACACGTCTGAGAATACGGAGCGTCTCGATATCGATTCCACCGTCGACCTGCTCATGACACTGCCCGAGATGCAGACCCTGCGAAAGGCTCGTTCGTGA
- a CDS encoding glycosyltransferase family 4 protein: MKIRLVTQWYPPEPAGVPAGLAHGLASRGHSVDVLTGFPNYPTGRLHPGYPLRPYRHDVDDTGPGQIDVHRAPLYPSHDTNAFSRLANYGSFALSSTVVSATRLARADVWLTYSSPATATLPALVSGGIDSLRKRLGMATEPSAHAQIIQDLWPDSVMDSGFVGHPQLAQLMQDSLDRFCRYGYRHSDAIGVISPGMRTVLRQRGVPDELIVDTPNWVSTPRGAFLPEEQKRAERARLRLPLAGRLFMYAGNLGELQALPLLIDGFAAVPDAQLVLLGPGVMTERIAARIAAQRLSNVTLVPAQPPEKVADYLSAADVLVVSLADTPLLRVTMPSKVAGSLAAARPLLGHACGDSAEVIAAAGAGLVAAPGDAVALVAAIREMTSWSEEELHRRGESARSWYEENLGENRCIDGHEKLVELALQNAQNRRKTNRSNYP, translated from the coding sequence GTGAAGATTCGGCTCGTCACCCAGTGGTACCCGCCAGAACCGGCAGGTGTCCCGGCAGGCCTTGCCCACGGGCTGGCGTCGCGCGGGCATTCTGTCGACGTCTTGACTGGATTTCCCAACTACCCCACCGGACGACTGCACCCCGGCTACCCCCTTCGTCCCTACCGTCACGATGTTGATGACACCGGGCCGGGGCAGATCGACGTGCACCGGGCGCCGCTGTATCCCAGCCACGACACGAACGCTTTCTCACGACTGGCTAATTACGGCTCCTTCGCGCTCTCCAGCACCGTGGTGTCAGCGACCCGGCTGGCTCGTGCCGACGTGTGGTTGACGTACTCCTCCCCCGCCACTGCGACGTTGCCGGCTTTGGTCAGCGGCGGGATCGACAGTCTGCGAAAGCGTTTGGGGATGGCAACCGAACCCAGCGCTCATGCGCAGATCATCCAGGATCTATGGCCGGACAGCGTTATGGATTCCGGTTTCGTCGGCCACCCCCAGCTCGCCCAGTTGATGCAGGACAGTCTGGACCGCTTCTGTCGCTACGGATACCGCCATAGCGACGCCATCGGCGTCATTTCGCCCGGGATGCGCACCGTGCTACGGCAACGCGGCGTCCCGGATGAGCTGATCGTCGACACTCCGAACTGGGTTTCCACGCCTCGGGGGGCGTTCCTGCCCGAGGAACAAAAGCGTGCAGAACGCGCCCGTCTGCGCCTGCCGCTGGCGGGGCGCCTGTTCATGTACGCCGGGAATCTCGGGGAGTTGCAGGCGCTGCCCTTGCTGATCGATGGGTTTGCAGCAGTCCCTGATGCTCAACTGGTGCTTCTCGGGCCTGGTGTGATGACCGAGCGGATCGCAGCGCGGATCGCTGCGCAGCGGCTCAGCAACGTGACGCTGGTGCCGGCGCAACCACCGGAGAAGGTCGCGGACTATCTCAGTGCCGCCGACGTCTTGGTGGTGTCCTTGGCCGATACCCCCCTGCTGCGCGTGACCATGCCGAGCAAGGTGGCAGGATCGCTGGCCGCGGCGCGGCCGCTACTGGGACACGCCTGCGGGGACTCGGCCGAGGTGATCGCTGCCGCTGGCGCGGGCCTGGTCGCGGCCCCCGGCGACGCGGTGGCGCTAGTCGCGGCGATCCGGGAAATGACGTCATGGAGCGAAGAAGAGTTGCACCGCCGAGGAGAGTCCGCGCGCTCGTGGTACGAAGAAAACCTCGGCGAGAATCGCTGCATCGACGGGCACGAGAAACTTGTCGAGTTGGCGTTGCAAAATGCCCAGAATCGGCGCAAGACCAACCGCAGTAATTACCCGTGA
- a CDS encoding acetyltransferase produces the protein MTNPSTPESRALVPLVIVGCGGFGREVHDVIDAVNSHSPTYDLLGYVDDNPASENLSRVHARGSRVLGDLGWLANAAPRVQYLIGIGSPAVKAKIDARMGERKTPKVVHPRATLGFDVRLSPGTVICAGSVLTTNITLGRHVHVNLLCSIGHDSTIGDHASINPLVAVSGDVQVGARVMLGTHSAILQGLTLGDDSVVGGAALVVKDVAAGSVVKGVPAR, from the coding sequence ATGACCAACCCTTCCACGCCCGAATCCCGCGCTCTGGTGCCACTGGTCATCGTGGGTTGCGGTGGTTTCGGCCGTGAAGTTCACGACGTGATCGACGCGGTGAACTCGCACAGCCCGACCTACGACCTGCTGGGTTACGTCGATGACAACCCCGCATCCGAGAACCTGAGCCGGGTGCATGCCCGGGGCTCCCGGGTCCTGGGGGACCTCGGGTGGTTGGCGAACGCGGCGCCGAGGGTCCAGTACCTCATCGGCATCGGCAGCCCAGCGGTGAAGGCGAAGATCGATGCCCGAATGGGAGAACGCAAAACCCCGAAGGTGGTGCATCCGCGGGCCACTCTGGGGTTTGATGTGCGACTGTCCCCTGGCACAGTGATCTGCGCCGGCAGCGTCCTGACGACCAACATCACTCTTGGGCGACATGTTCACGTCAACCTGCTGTGCAGCATCGGCCACGACAGCACGATCGGGGATCACGCCTCGATAAACCCCTTGGTCGCCGTCTCGGGTGATGTCCAGGTGGGTGCACGGGTGATGTTGGGGACGCACTCGGCCATCCTGCAAGGGCTCACCCTGGGTGACGATTCCGTCGTCGGAGGCGCTGCGCTGGTGGTTAAGGATGTCGCGGCGGGGTCCGTGGTGAAAGGCGTGCCTGCGCGGTGA
- a CDS encoding sugar transferase encodes MTTRWYRFNKRALDLAVAAPLALLSLPVQAVVALAVGLRLGRPILFRQVRPGLHAQPFTLLKFRTMHHLDPARGRVDDASRLDGFGAWLRASSLDELPSLWNVVRGDLSLVGPRPLLVSYLQRYSPEQARRHDVPPGLTGLAQVNGRNATTWEERLRWDVAYVDRACMRLDLHILARTVGIVLSRHGVNAPGEATMPEFQPQPCEVAPVRIGAVQEVS; translated from the coding sequence ATGACGACTCGTTGGTATCGCTTCAACAAACGAGCTCTCGATCTGGCAGTGGCGGCGCCGTTGGCGCTGCTGAGCCTGCCCGTGCAGGCCGTGGTGGCGCTCGCCGTCGGGCTCCGCTTGGGCCGTCCCATTCTGTTCCGTCAGGTCAGGCCAGGACTGCACGCCCAGCCCTTCACACTGCTGAAGTTTCGGACAATGCACCATCTCGATCCGGCCCGAGGGCGTGTCGATGACGCTTCGCGGCTCGACGGTTTCGGCGCCTGGTTGCGAGCGAGCAGTTTGGACGAGCTCCCCTCGCTGTGGAACGTGGTGCGCGGGGACCTCAGTCTGGTCGGCCCACGCCCCCTGTTGGTCAGCTATCTGCAGCGCTACTCCCCCGAGCAAGCTCGACGCCACGACGTCCCGCCTGGTCTGACCGGCTTGGCACAGGTGAACGGTCGCAACGCCACGACGTGGGAAGAGCGCCTGCGCTGGGATGTCGCGTACGTCGATCGGGCCTGTATGCGTCTCGATCTGCACATCCTGGCCCGTACCGTCGGGATCGTGCTGAGTCGTCACGGGGTCAATGCCCCAGGCGAGGCCACGATGCCGGAGTTTCAGCCACAACCATGCGAGGTAGCACCGGTTCGCATCGGCGCCGTCCAGGAGGTTTCGTGA
- a CDS encoding DegT/DnrJ/EryC1/StrS family aminotransferase, protein MDEPILLSQAHVTQVEEEYVLASLRSGWVAPLGPDVDAFEEEVAARVGGGVAALALSSGTAALHLALLGIGAGPGSCVLVPTMTFVASANAVAYTGAQPVFVDAAADANLDVDLMIEAVDSLQREGQPIAAVMSVDLFGRCCDYERLAPELETRGIPLIEDAAEALGARTVGGAAGSFGRAAGLSFNGNKIMTTSGGGMLLSSDHDLLDRARYLATQARQPVAWYEHTDIGYNYRLSSVLAALGRAQLSRLDSMIARRRAIREQYASVVAEFEGIRILGRGEHDDPSDASDNCWLTCLLLDEGAPASADEVLTALAARKIEARPLWKPMHLQPVFATARSFLTGTSEGLFARGLTLPSGSALTDAQVERVCDTLRAALRREQR, encoded by the coding sequence ATGGATGAGCCCATTCTTCTTTCCCAGGCACACGTGACTCAGGTGGAAGAGGAGTATGTGCTGGCCTCGCTGCGTTCGGGCTGGGTGGCTCCGCTGGGCCCGGATGTCGACGCATTCGAGGAAGAGGTTGCCGCTCGGGTCGGGGGTGGGGTGGCAGCCCTGGCGCTCTCTAGCGGGACCGCCGCTCTACACCTAGCGCTTCTCGGGATCGGGGCTGGCCCGGGTTCGTGCGTCCTCGTACCGACGATGACTTTCGTGGCTTCCGCCAACGCAGTGGCCTACACCGGGGCACAGCCCGTTTTCGTTGACGCCGCGGCAGATGCCAACCTCGATGTCGACCTGATGATCGAGGCGGTCGATTCGCTGCAACGAGAAGGGCAGCCGATCGCAGCGGTCATGAGCGTCGACCTTTTCGGGCGGTGTTGCGACTACGAACGGCTCGCCCCTGAACTCGAGACTCGTGGGATCCCATTGATCGAGGACGCCGCAGAGGCGCTAGGCGCACGGACCGTCGGCGGAGCTGCTGGCTCGTTCGGTCGCGCTGCCGGGTTGTCCTTCAATGGCAATAAAATCATGACTACCTCCGGCGGTGGAATGCTGCTCTCCAGCGACCACGACCTGCTGGATCGGGCCCGCTATCTGGCTACCCAGGCTCGCCAACCGGTGGCGTGGTACGAGCACACCGATATCGGCTACAACTACCGACTTTCCAGCGTCCTAGCAGCGTTAGGCCGTGCCCAGTTGTCACGACTGGATTCGATGATTGCGCGTCGACGCGCCATCCGTGAGCAGTACGCCAGCGTCGTGGCGGAATTCGAGGGCATCCGGATTCTCGGGCGGGGTGAACACGATGATCCCAGCGACGCCAGTGACAACTGTTGGTTGACCTGCCTGCTGCTGGATGAGGGAGCGCCCGCGAGCGCAGATGAGGTCCTTACGGCGCTAGCGGCGCGGAAGATCGAGGCACGCCCACTGTGGAAGCCGATGCACCTGCAGCCGGTCTTCGCTACGGCTCGTTCCTTCCTCACCGGAACCAGCGAGGGTCTCTTCGCCAGGGGGTTGACGCTCCCGAGTGGGTCAGCGCTTACGGACGCGCAGGTGGAGCGAGTGTGTGACACCCTGCGGGCCGCGCTACGGCGGGAGCAGAGATGA
- a CDS encoding nucleoside-diphosphate sugar epimerase/dehydratase, with the protein MQVDTVAAQRQGWQRAGWAAVDVLCWIIGMLSTVWLRYDFTFPEGALALTLIAGAGAAAVQLFLGAMIGPYRVSHDRGSYEETSDLARTTLLTTAIAFILIALLRPDDLPRSSAVTGGSLALLGMLAFRLLGRSTTNRAARGRPGSHRALVFGAGNAGRRLVRSALREDDSHILPVAILDDDPAKARLRIEGVPVRGGRRDVARVAEQFGASVMVLAAPSADPEVTREVSQQAVDAGLSVKVLPSLSELIGDDACTDALRDLDLADLLGRRPIHLDTQAISRDLAGKRVLVTGAGGSIGSELCRQIARFGPERLLLLDRDESALQATQLSMTGDGLLDDDDALLVDIRDEAALHAVFARTRPEVVFHAAALKHLPLLERFPTEAWKTNVLGTRNVLRAASACGVGVFVNVSTDKAADPTSCLGYSKRLTERLTAEFAHAGRGRFVSVRFGNVLGSRGSVVHAFSAQIERGGPVTVTDPEVKRYFMLIPEACQLVLEAAAVGADGEVLVLDMGEQVLIKDVATTLIRLSGRVGIEIVYTGLRPGEKLGEDLFSDREHRRETIHPLVGAVAVPPLRVQDVECHQFEQEQEALDWMRRAACSDGETVPTPVLTRAEASQEHEVQ; encoded by the coding sequence ATGCAGGTGGATACGGTCGCAGCACAGCGACAAGGCTGGCAACGAGCCGGTTGGGCTGCTGTCGACGTCTTGTGCTGGATCATCGGCATGCTCTCCACGGTGTGGTTGAGGTACGACTTCACCTTCCCCGAGGGTGCGCTCGCGTTGACCCTGATCGCCGGCGCCGGGGCTGCGGCTGTGCAGCTGTTTCTCGGGGCGATGATCGGGCCGTACCGCGTCAGCCATGATCGGGGTTCCTACGAAGAAACCTCGGACCTGGCCCGCACCACGCTCCTGACGACCGCCATCGCCTTTATCCTCATCGCGTTACTTCGCCCCGATGACCTGCCCCGCTCCTCCGCTGTAACCGGCGGTTCACTGGCGTTGTTGGGCATGCTTGCTTTCCGGCTGCTGGGCCGATCCACGACGAACCGTGCAGCACGGGGCCGGCCCGGTTCACACCGGGCTTTGGTATTCGGTGCCGGTAATGCGGGACGCCGGCTGGTCCGTAGTGCTCTTCGTGAAGACGACAGCCATATCCTGCCCGTCGCCATCCTTGATGATGACCCAGCCAAAGCGCGGCTACGCATCGAAGGCGTCCCAGTTCGCGGAGGTAGGCGAGATGTCGCCCGGGTGGCCGAACAGTTCGGCGCTTCAGTCATGGTGCTGGCGGCGCCCAGCGCTGATCCGGAGGTGACCCGGGAGGTCTCCCAGCAGGCGGTGGACGCAGGACTGAGTGTGAAGGTGCTGCCCTCGCTGTCGGAATTGATCGGCGATGACGCCTGTACCGATGCCCTGCGTGATCTGGATCTGGCCGATCTCCTCGGGCGTCGCCCGATCCATCTCGACACCCAGGCGATCTCGCGAGACCTCGCCGGTAAGCGTGTCCTCGTCACAGGCGCGGGCGGTTCCATCGGTTCGGAGTTGTGCCGCCAGATCGCCCGTTTCGGCCCAGAACGACTGTTGCTTCTTGATCGTGACGAGTCGGCGCTGCAAGCCACGCAGTTGTCCATGACCGGCGATGGACTGCTCGATGATGACGATGCGTTGCTGGTTGACATTCGCGATGAGGCCGCGCTGCATGCCGTCTTCGCACGGACCCGACCCGAGGTTGTCTTCCACGCCGCCGCCCTCAAACATCTGCCTTTGTTGGAGAGGTTCCCAACGGAGGCATGGAAGACCAACGTGCTCGGCACACGCAATGTGCTGCGTGCGGCATCGGCCTGCGGTGTCGGGGTCTTCGTAAACGTATCGACTGACAAGGCTGCAGATCCGACCTCATGTCTGGGATACAGCAAACGATTGACCGAGCGTTTGACGGCCGAGTTCGCACATGCCGGCCGGGGCCGCTTTGTGAGCGTGCGGTTCGGCAACGTGCTGGGCTCTCGGGGCAGCGTTGTGCATGCGTTCAGTGCCCAGATCGAGCGTGGAGGGCCGGTGACAGTGACCGACCCCGAGGTGAAGCGGTACTTCATGCTGATCCCGGAAGCTTGCCAACTCGTCCTGGAGGCCGCCGCCGTAGGCGCCGACGGTGAGGTGCTCGTCCTTGATATGGGCGAGCAGGTTCTCATCAAGGACGTCGCCACTACCCTTATCCGGCTCTCAGGTCGGGTCGGCATAGAGATCGTCTACACCGGTCTGCGCCCCGGCGAAAAGCTGGGAGAAGATTTGTTTTCCGACCGCGAACACCGGCGCGAGACCATCCACCCGCTCGTGGGTGCTGTCGCGGTCCCACCACTTCGCGTCCAAGACGTCGAGTGTCACCAGTTTGAGCAGGAGCAAGAGGCGCTTGACTGGATGCGGCGAGCCGCGTGCAGTGACGGTGAGACGGTGCCGACCCCAGTACTGACGCGGGCCGAGGCGTCACAAGAACATGAGGTGCAGTGA